The following nucleotide sequence is from Paenibacillus odorifer.
TCTACACAAGAGCTATCTCGCGCAGCAGCCAATCGGCACGGTCAACCTCACTTTCCAGTTTAACGCCGGTTCATCTGCTACGCTATCCGTTGCTGTGAACGATTCGTCGGTTATTAACTCGACGATCAGTCCGACGACCGCTACCTTTGACAAGCAAACCGCGAATCAGACCGACATTCCGGTGACCTTGACGCTGAACGATAACACACTCATCGGCATTAATAATGGCACGACTGCCCTAGTTGCTGGTACGGACTACACCGTATCAGGCACGACAGTGACGATCCAGAAGGCTTATCTGGCTGCCCAACCGGTGGGAACAACGACACTGACTTTCAACTTTAGCACAGGAGCAAGTGCGAATCTTGCGGTCTCCGTGGTCGATACCTCCTCTACCGGAAGTGGTTCTATCACAGTGCAGCAGTACAATTCTCCTGTTACGGCAACGAGCAATTCGTTAAACCCACGGATAAAGCTGAAGAACACCGGTACCACTGCCATCAATCTGTCCGACGTGAAGCTTCATTATTATTACACGATCGATGGGGAGAAGGATCAGAATTTCTGGTGCGATTGGTCCACTGTCGGCAGTAGCAACGTAACTGGCGTCTTCGTCAAGTTGCCGGCTCCTTTGACAGGAGCTGATCATTATCTGGAAATCGGCTTTACGAGCTGGAAGTTTGGCTGCTGGAGACAGCATTGAGCTTCAGATCCGCATGAACAAGACCGATTGGACGAACTACACGCAGACGGGCGATTACTCCTTCGATTCGACCGATTCGACTTACACCGATTGGAGTCATACAACTGGCTATGTCGCAGGCGCTCTTCAGTGGGGAACAGAACCTCAATAAGTAACGTCACAATTGCCATTACGGCTCAATAGCGAAAACCTGAACTCCCCATTACCGCCTAAACAACGGTGTGGGGAGTGTGTAAGACAGTGAAAGGAGTGCAACAACTCTATTGAAAGCTATGCCACTTCCTACAAATAGGAAACCGATACGTACTGTACGTAATTTTTCCATCGTGAAGAATCTTCGTACTTACTGGATGTTCTACGCAATGATGCTGCCGGGAATCGTTCTGCTTGTAATAAATAACTACATCCCTTTGTTCGGGATCGTAATTGCCTTTAAAACAATTAACTACCAGGACGGTATCCTTGGAAGCCCCTGGACAGGGATGAAAAATTTCGAATACCTGTTTGCCTCGAAGGATTCGTACATCATCATTCGCAACACATTGCTTTATAACTCGCTGTTTATTGTATTGAACATGGCGCTTCCACTGGGGTTCGCCTTGATGCTTAACGAGATGAAGAACCGCTTCCTCTCGAAGCTACACCAAACGATCATGTTCCTGCCATACTTCCTGTCGATGATCGTCATCTCGTACTTAGTGTATGGGTTCATGAGCGACGAACGAGGATACTTCAACGGCACATTGCTGCCGGCGCTTGGTCTTGATTCCGTACGCTGGTACTTCACGAAAGAAGTGTGGCCGATCGTCTTGCCGATCATTAACACGTGGAAAAACATGGGGTACTACACGGTTGTGTACATGGCAGCAATCATTGGTATCGACGAGGAGTACTACGAAGCCGCGACGATAGACGGGGCGAACAAGTGGCAACAGATCAAGAAAATCACGATTCCCTTGATCATGCCTGTCCTCACGATTATGACTTTGCTGCAGGTTGGCCGGATCTTCAATGCTGACTTTGGCCTATTCTTCCAAGTGCCGCGTGAATCGGGGGCATTGTTCCCTGTGACAAACGTTATCGATACCTATGTCTACCGCACCTTCCTGACCGTTGGGGATATCGGACTTTCCTCAGCAGCAGGCCTGTTCCAATCAGTAGTTGGTTTCATCTTGGTTTTTGTATCTAATTGGGTCGTTCGCCGCTTTAACCGCGAGAACGCGCTGTTCTAAGAG
It contains:
- a CDS encoding ABC transporter permease: MPLPTNRKPIRTVRNFSIVKNLRTYWMFYAMMLPGIVLLVINNYIPLFGIVIAFKTINYQDGILGSPWTGMKNFEYLFASKDSYIIIRNTLLYNSLFIVLNMALPLGFALMLNEMKNRFLSKLHQTIMFLPYFLSMIVISYLVYGFMSDERGYFNGTLLPALGLDSVRWYFTKEVWPIVLPIINTWKNMGYYTVVYMAAIIGIDEEYYEAATIDGANKWQQIKKITIPLIMPVLTIMTLLQVGRIFNADFGLFFQVPRESGALFPVTNVIDTYVYRTFLTVGDIGLSSAAGLFQSVVGFILVFVSNWVVRRFNRENALF